One segment of Streptomyces bathyalis DNA contains the following:
- a CDS encoding DUF4396 domain-containing protein produces MENAAQGGNASGRGHAGHRDHGAEGPGGATWSTAAKATLHCLTGCAIGEILGMVIGTALLWGNVPTMVLAIALAFVFGYSFTLFAVRRAGLGWAGAIKVALTADTISIAVMELIDNGIIALVPGAIDAHLSDGLFWSSLLGGFAVAFVVTTPINKWMIGRGKGHAVVHAYH; encoded by the coding sequence ATGGAAAACGCTGCCCAGGGTGGGAACGCATCCGGCCGCGGCCACGCCGGACATCGCGATCACGGCGCTGAAGGTCCGGGGGGCGCGACCTGGAGCACCGCCGCCAAGGCGACGCTGCACTGCCTGACCGGCTGCGCCATCGGCGAGATCCTCGGCATGGTCATCGGCACGGCCCTGTTGTGGGGCAATGTGCCGACGATGGTTCTGGCGATCGCCCTGGCGTTCGTCTTCGGCTATTCCTTCACTCTGTTTGCGGTCCGCAGGGCTGGGCTGGGCTGGGCGGGCGCCATCAAGGTCGCGCTGACCGCTGACACGATTTCCATCGCGGTGATGGAGCTGATCGACAACGGCATCATCGCCCTGGTTCCCGGCGCGATTGATGCCCATCTGTCGGACGGGCTGTTCTGGTCTTCGTTGCTGGGCGGTTTCGCCGTTGCCTTCGTGGTCACCACTCCGATCAACAAGTGGATGATCGGCCGGGGCAAGGGTCACGCCGTCGTCCACGCCTATCACTGA
- a CDS encoding DUF305 domain-containing protein: protein MTAHRSFFRAATAVAATTVAAAVLTACGGNDDSAGGHGGHKSSAPASKGNHNSADVSFATGMIPHHRQAVEMAELADSRASSAEVKSLSKDIEKAQGPEIKKMSGWLKSWDQKVPEEMPGMDHSEHGMPGMMKPEDMDKLKKSSGKKFDDAFLKMMVEHHEGAVMMAATEKSDGKYKPAKDMAQDITTSQTAEIKQMNKLLGK from the coding sequence ATGACCGCACACCGTTCCTTCTTCCGCGCTGCCACGGCAGTCGCGGCGACCACCGTCGCTGCCGCAGTCCTCACCGCGTGTGGCGGCAACGACGACAGTGCCGGCGGCCACGGCGGGCACAAGAGCTCGGCGCCCGCCTCGAAGGGCAACCACAACTCCGCTGATGTGTCCTTCGCGACAGGAATGATCCCGCACCACCGCCAGGCCGTGGAGATGGCCGAACTGGCCGACTCCCGAGCCTCTTCGGCGGAGGTGAAGTCCCTCTCCAAGGACATCGAGAAGGCGCAGGGACCTGAGATCAAGAAGATGTCCGGCTGGCTGAAGTCCTGGGACCAGAAGGTGCCCGAGGAGATGCCCGGCATGGATCATTCGGAACACGGCATGCCCGGCATGATGAAGCCCGAGGACATGGACAAGCTGAAGAAGTCCTCCGGCAAGAAGTTCGACGACGCTTTCCTGAAGATGATGGTCGAACACCACGAGGGCGCCGTGATGATGGCTGCCACCGAGAAGTCCGACGGCAAGTACAAACCCGCCAAGGACATGGCACAGGACATCACCACGTCGCAGACCGCCGAGATCAAGCAGATGAACAAGCTTCTCGGCAAGTGA
- a CDS encoding DUF6153 family protein gives MVSTRRALRPLGVRGVLLMLAVLTGLVAMHGLGPTPAPQHERAMPAMSSHGHLAGKAAPGHETAARAAESACHHMAYGASSGGHLNHADATCAASGISGSPTLTTPAPGQSVDAPFAAPRLRSDAATATERAPPSLSQLQLLRI, from the coding sequence ATGGTCAGCACCCGGCGCGCACTCCGTCCCCTCGGGGTGCGGGGTGTGCTTCTGATGCTGGCCGTACTCACGGGGCTGGTCGCCATGCACGGCCTCGGGCCGACGCCTGCGCCCCAGCATGAGCGGGCCATGCCGGCCATGAGCAGTCATGGCCACCTTGCAGGCAAGGCAGCGCCCGGCCACGAGACTGCGGCGCGTGCTGCGGAATCCGCCTGCCATCACATGGCCTACGGGGCCAGCAGCGGCGGTCACCTCAATCACGCCGACGCCACCTGTGCGGCGAGCGGGATCAGCGGCAGCCCGACGCTCACGACACCAGCCCCCGGCCAGTCCGTCGATGCGCCCTTCGCTGCGCCTCGACTCCGGAGTGACGCCGCGACCGCCACCGAGCGGGCGCCACCGTCGCTCTCGCAACTCCAGCTCCTGCGCATATAA
- a CDS encoding heavy metal translocating P-type ATPase, producing MTTTVSRTGEVELAIGGMTCASCAARIEKKLNRMDGVEATVNYATEKAKVLHGDGVAVEDLIATVEATGYTAELPAPVRAESATTDADDEDQEGDELRPLRHRLVTAVILAVPVIAMAMVPALQFEYWQWLSLTFAAPVVTYAAWPFHRAAWTNAKHGAATMDTLISVGTAAAFLWSLWALFFGTAGTPGMTHPFELTIARTDGAGNIYLEAAAGVTAFILAGRYFESRSKRKAGSALKALLQLGAREVTVLRDGREELIRTEDLNVGDRFLVRPGEKIATDGAVVEGASAVDTSMLTGESVPVEVRVGDTVTGATLNAGGRLIVEATRIGADTQLARMAKLVEDAQSGKAAAQRLADKISAVFVPIVIALALGTLGFWLGNGSGLTAAFTAAVAVLIIACPCALGLATPTALMVGTGRGAQLGILIKGPEVLETTRKADTIVLDKTGTVTTGKMTLLKVHPAEGEDETEVLRLAGALEHASEHPIAQAVAAGAAEKVGALPVPEDFANQPGLGVQGVVESHAVLVGREKLLTDWTIELPSDLKQAKAEAESAGRTVITVAWDGEARAVLEVADAVKETSAEAVQRLRALGLTPVLLTGDNRAVADAVAAEVGIAPGDVIAEVMPEDKVDAVKRLQGEGRSVAMVGDGVNDAAALAQSDLGLAMGTGTDAAIEAGDLTLVRGDLRAAADAIRLSRRTLATIKSNLFWAFAYNVAALPLAAAGLLNPMIAGAAMAFSSVFVVSNSLRLRRFRPMTAS from the coding sequence ATGACTACGACGGTTTCCCGGACAGGCGAGGTCGAGCTCGCCATCGGCGGGATGACCTGCGCCTCGTGCGCCGCTCGCATCGAGAAGAAGCTCAACCGCATGGACGGGGTCGAGGCGACCGTCAACTACGCCACGGAGAAGGCCAAGGTCCTCCACGGCGACGGCGTCGCCGTGGAAGATCTGATCGCCACCGTCGAGGCCACCGGCTACACCGCGGAGCTTCCCGCTCCCGTTCGTGCGGAAAGCGCGACCACCGATGCGGACGACGAAGACCAAGAGGGCGACGAACTGCGGCCGCTGCGGCACCGTCTCGTCACTGCGGTGATCTTGGCGGTTCCCGTCATCGCGATGGCGATGGTGCCGGCGCTGCAGTTCGAGTACTGGCAGTGGCTCTCCCTCACCTTCGCGGCGCCGGTGGTCACCTACGCCGCCTGGCCCTTCCACCGGGCAGCATGGACCAACGCCAAGCACGGCGCCGCCACGATGGACACCCTCATCTCGGTGGGAACCGCGGCCGCGTTCCTGTGGTCGCTGTGGGCGCTGTTCTTCGGCACTGCCGGCACGCCCGGCATGACACATCCGTTCGAGCTGACCATTGCTCGCACGGACGGCGCCGGCAACATCTATCTCGAGGCCGCTGCAGGTGTGACGGCGTTCATTCTCGCCGGTCGCTACTTCGAATCCCGCTCCAAGCGAAAGGCCGGGTCGGCGCTCAAAGCGCTGCTGCAGCTGGGGGCACGGGAGGTCACCGTCCTCCGGGACGGACGCGAGGAGCTGATCCGTACCGAGGACCTCAACGTCGGTGACCGTTTCCTCGTCCGTCCCGGAGAGAAGATCGCCACAGACGGAGCGGTGGTCGAAGGTGCCTCCGCGGTCGACACATCGATGCTCACCGGAGAGTCGGTGCCTGTGGAGGTCCGCGTCGGCGACACCGTCACCGGCGCCACTCTCAATGCCGGAGGACGGCTCATCGTCGAGGCCACCCGGATCGGCGCGGACACCCAGCTCGCGAGGATGGCGAAACTGGTCGAGGACGCACAGAGCGGCAAAGCCGCCGCGCAGCGCCTGGCCGACAAGATCTCCGCTGTCTTCGTCCCCATTGTCATTGCCCTGGCCCTCGGCACACTCGGCTTCTGGCTCGGCAACGGCAGCGGGCTGACCGCGGCCTTCACTGCCGCAGTTGCCGTTCTGATCATCGCCTGCCCCTGCGCCCTCGGACTCGCCACCCCCACTGCTCTCATGGTCGGCACCGGCCGTGGCGCACAACTCGGCATCCTCATCAAGGGCCCCGAAGTTCTCGAGACGACGCGCAAGGCCGACACCATCGTCCTCGACAAGACAGGCACCGTCACCACCGGCAAGATGACCCTGCTCAAGGTGCATCCGGCCGAAGGTGAGGACGAGACCGAGGTCCTGCGCCTTGCCGGGGCACTGGAGCACGCCTCGGAACACCCCATCGCCCAGGCCGTCGCCGCCGGAGCCGCGGAGAAGGTGGGCGCCCTCCCGGTTCCCGAGGACTTCGCGAACCAGCCCGGCCTCGGAGTCCAGGGGGTCGTCGAAAGTCACGCCGTACTCGTGGGCAGGGAGAAGCTGCTGACGGACTGGACGATCGAGCTCCCTTCGGACCTCAAGCAAGCCAAGGCAGAGGCCGAGAGCGCCGGCCGCACCGTCATCACGGTCGCTTGGGACGGTGAAGCACGCGCAGTCCTCGAGGTCGCCGACGCCGTGAAGGAGACCAGCGCCGAAGCCGTGCAGCGCCTCCGCGCTCTCGGTCTGACTCCTGTTCTGCTGACCGGCGACAACCGTGCAGTGGCCGACGCGGTCGCAGCAGAGGTCGGAATCGCTCCTGGCGACGTCATCGCGGAAGTCATGCCCGAAGACAAGGTGGACGCGGTCAAGCGGCTGCAAGGGGAGGGGCGCTCGGTGGCCATGGTCGGGGACGGCGTCAACGACGCGGCAGCCCTCGCCCAGTCCGACCTCGGGCTGGCCATGGGTACCGGGACGGACGCCGCGATCGAAGCGGGAGACCTCACCCTCGTACGGGGCGATCTGCGGGCAGCGGCCGACGCCATCCGCCTCTCCCGCCGCACCCTGGCGACCATCAAGTCCAACCTCTTCTGGGCCTTCGCCTACAACGTCGCGGCTCTGCCCTTGGCCGCGGCTGGACTGCTCAATCCGATGATCGCCGGAGCGGCAATGGCCTTCTCCTCGGTGTTCGTGGTCAGCAACAGTCTGCGGCTGCGGCGCTTCCGCCCGATGACAGCAAGCTGA
- a CDS encoding MFS transporter, whose protein sequence is MARQARTKGFIAQTRSYERSTQLLMVNQFTINLGFYMLMPYLASHLSGTLGLAGWLVGLVLGVRNFSQQGMFLVGGTLADRLGYKPLIVAGCVLRTLGFATLGLVDSVPALLAASAATGLAGALFNPAVRAYLAADAGERRVDAFALFNIYYQAGILLGPMVGMLLTGIDFRVTCLVSAAIFTLLSIVQIRALPARRGDNAKDDKRVSVLAQWRSIVRNPSFLLFSTAMIGFYVMQFQVYLALPLEVRRLGGEGTFGTAAVALMFAVSGLSTILGQTRLTAWCKARLAPGQALACGLLIMGVAFVPLLAATAMPVPDVGVGLWLMAAVPPSLAALLLAVGTMIAFPFEMDTIVRLSGDRLVATHYGLYNTICGIGITLGNLLTGAALDAARAAGVSAIPWIALLALGVGCAVALYGLHRTGRLASPEAAAQPEPATA, encoded by the coding sequence ATGGCTCGGCAGGCACGCACCAAGGGCTTCATCGCGCAGACACGCTCCTACGAGCGCAGCACCCAGCTGTTGATGGTCAATCAGTTCACCATCAACCTCGGTTTCTACATGCTGATGCCGTACCTGGCTTCGCACCTGTCCGGGACGCTCGGCCTGGCAGGCTGGCTCGTCGGACTCGTCCTGGGGGTACGGAACTTCAGCCAGCAAGGCATGTTCCTGGTCGGGGGTACCCTCGCCGACCGGCTCGGCTACAAGCCGTTGATCGTCGCGGGCTGCGTGCTGCGTACGCTCGGCTTCGCCACCCTTGGCCTGGTGGATTCCGTCCCGGCCCTGCTGGCCGCGTCCGCGGCGACGGGGCTGGCGGGAGCACTGTTCAATCCCGCCGTACGGGCCTACCTCGCCGCGGATGCGGGCGAGCGCCGGGTCGACGCCTTCGCGCTCTTCAACATCTACTACCAGGCCGGAATCCTGCTCGGACCCATGGTCGGCATGCTGCTGACGGGCATCGACTTCCGAGTCACCTGCCTGGTCTCGGCTGCCATCTTCACCCTGCTCAGCATCGTGCAGATCCGGGCCCTGCCGGCCCGCAGGGGCGACAACGCGAAGGACGACAAGCGAGTCAGTGTGCTGGCGCAGTGGCGCAGCATCGTGCGGAACCCGTCGTTCCTGCTCTTCTCCACCGCCATGATCGGCTTCTACGTCATGCAGTTCCAGGTCTATCTCGCCCTGCCGCTCGAGGTCCGGCGTCTGGGTGGCGAGGGAACCTTCGGCACTGCCGCGGTGGCGTTGATGTTCGCCGTTTCAGGGCTGAGCACCATCCTGGGGCAGACCAGGCTCACCGCCTGGTGCAAGGCACGCTTGGCACCGGGGCAGGCCCTCGCCTGCGGGTTGCTGATCATGGGCGTGGCATTCGTCCCGCTGCTGGCGGCCACGGCGATGCCCGTGCCGGACGTTGGCGTGGGTCTCTGGTTGATGGCCGCGGTCCCGCCGTCGCTGGCTGCTCTCCTGCTTGCTGTGGGCACGATGATCGCCTTCCCCTTCGAGATGGACACCATCGTCCGTCTGTCCGGTGACCGGCTCGTCGCCACCCACTACGGGCTGTACAACACCATCTGCGGCATCGGCATCACCCTCGGCAATCTGCTGACCGGGGCCGCCCTGGACGCGGCGCGTGCGGCCGGGGTCTCCGCAATCCCCTGGATCGCGTTGCTCGCGCTCGGGGTTGGGTGCGCGGTAGCGCTGTACGGTCTCCACCGAACCGGCCGGCTGGCTTCCCCCGAGGCAGCCGCACAGCCGGAGCCCGCAACGGCCTGA
- a CDS encoding PLP-dependent cysteine synthase family protein — protein sequence MQSQTTPDVTPPARSALSGLVGDTPLLQVSEPLTSPGRGFWAKLEGFNPGGIKDRPALHMVERARARGDLRPGARIIESTSGTLGLGLALAGMVYAHPVTLVTDPGLEASMTRLLTAYGAQVDIVGEAHPTGGWQQARRDRVDQLRVEHPESWCPDQYNNPDNISAYTPLALELASELGHIDVLVCSVGTGGHSAGVSRVLQQLYPGMQLVGVDTVGSTIFGQTGRPRLMRGLGSSIYPGNIAYENFSEVHWVAAAEAVWTCRQLANSHYATGGWSVGAVALVAGWLARTLPAQSRIAAIFPDGPQRYLETVFDDDYCAAHGLLDSPPAPEPEVIGRPDEKEVTRWTRCTTVVDPLTRNDSARKNDVVDLLAGDDEESDASFGTEAAGQLAESDAPGEGGK from the coding sequence ATGCAATCCCAGACCACCCCTGACGTCACACCCCCCGCCCGCTCTGCCCTCTCCGGGCTCGTCGGCGACACGCCACTCCTCCAAGTCTCCGAACCGCTCACCTCTCCCGGGCGCGGCTTCTGGGCGAAGCTGGAAGGCTTCAACCCCGGAGGAATCAAGGACCGCCCCGCTCTGCACATGGTCGAGCGCGCTCGCGCCCGCGGCGACCTCCGTCCCGGGGCCAGAATCATCGAATCCACCAGCGGCACCCTCGGCCTTGGGCTCGCCCTGGCCGGCATGGTCTACGCACACCCGGTGACCCTGGTCACCGATCCTGGTCTGGAAGCCTCCATGACACGGTTGCTGACCGCCTACGGAGCCCAAGTCGACATCGTCGGCGAGGCGCACCCCACCGGTGGCTGGCAGCAAGCGCGACGAGACCGCGTAGACCAACTACGGGTAGAGCACCCTGAGTCGTGGTGCCCGGACCAGTACAACAACCCCGACAACATCTCCGCCTACACCCCGCTCGCGTTGGAACTCGCCTCAGAGCTGGGCCATATCGACGTTCTGGTGTGCAGCGTGGGAACCGGCGGCCATTCCGCGGGCGTCTCCCGAGTCCTTCAACAGCTCTATCCCGGGATGCAATTGGTCGGCGTCGACACCGTCGGATCGACGATCTTCGGACAGACGGGCCGGCCACGGCTGATGCGCGGCTTGGGCTCCAGCATCTATCCCGGCAACATCGCCTACGAGAACTTCAGCGAAGTGCACTGGGTGGCCGCCGCAGAAGCGGTGTGGACCTGCCGCCAGCTGGCGAACTCCCACTACGCCACCGGTGGCTGGAGCGTCGGGGCGGTCGCCCTGGTCGCGGGATGGCTGGCCCGTACCCTGCCGGCCCAGTCCCGCATCGCGGCCATCTTCCCGGACGGGCCGCAGCGATATCTGGAGACCGTCTTCGACGACGACTACTGCGCAGCCCACGGCCTGCTCGACTCCCCACCCGCGCCCGAACCAGAGGTGATCGGCCGCCCCGACGAAAAGGAAGTCACCCGCTGGACCCGGTGCACCACCGTCGTCGACCCCCTCACCCGGAACGACTCGGCGAGGAAGAACGACGTGGTGGATCTGCTCGCCGGCGACGACGAGGAATCAGACGCGTCGTTCGGGACCGAAGCAGCGGGACAACTCGCTGAGTCCGATGCGCCGGGGGAGGGAGGCAAGTGA
- a CDS encoding heavy-metal-associated domain-containing protein: protein MTENNTVETSESSSCCGSCGTSEASSDQATPAVREIFHVQGMTCGHCVTAVTTELSKVDGVKAVAVDLGTGQVTVDSDKQLPDADVSAAIDEAGYELTGRVAV, encoded by the coding sequence ATGACCGAGAACAACACCGTCGAGACTTCGGAGTCGTCCTCCTGCTGCGGTTCCTGTGGCACTTCAGAGGCATCCAGCGACCAGGCCACCCCTGCCGTACGCGAGATCTTCCACGTGCAGGGCATGACCTGCGGACACTGCGTCACCGCCGTGACGACTGAGCTGAGCAAGGTCGATGGAGTAAAGGCCGTGGCCGTGGACCTTGGGACCGGCCAGGTGACAGTCGACAGCGACAAGCAGCTCCCGGACGCCGACGTGTCCGCGGCCATCGACGAGGCGGGCTACGAACTCACGGGCCGGGTCGCAGTCTGA
- a CDS encoding metal-sensitive transcriptional regulator, which translates to MVSYSNHKDDVVKRLRRIEGQVRGLQRMVESDTYCIDVLTQVTATTRALQSFALQLMEEHLATCVSGAVAEGGEEATIKLKEANEAIARLVRS; encoded by the coding sequence ATGGTCAGCTACAGCAACCACAAGGACGACGTCGTGAAGCGACTTCGCCGGATCGAGGGTCAAGTCCGCGGACTGCAACGGATGGTCGAGTCCGACACGTACTGCATCGACGTCCTCACTCAAGTCACGGCCACCACACGGGCATTGCAGTCCTTCGCCCTGCAACTCATGGAAGAACATCTCGCGACCTGCGTCAGCGGAGCCGTCGCCGAGGGAGGCGAAGAGGCAACGATCAAGCTGAAGGAAGCCAACGAAGCCATCGCCCGCCTCGTCCGCTCCTGA
- a CDS encoding cation diffusion facilitator family transporter, whose translation MTGRQDQHTHGPHDASANTRQHGGNAAHSHSDGHSHSHGHPEGHSDSRWARIRHRLAHVLAPHSHESVDKVDSAMETSREGMRTLWLSLVILGLTTVIQAVIVAMSGSVALLGDTIHNAADALTALPLGIAFVLGRRAANRRYPYGYGRAEDLAGIVIVLTIAASAALAAHESIDRLLDPREITHLWAVAAAAVVGFVGNEWVARYRIRTGRRIGSAALVADGLHARTDGFTSLAVLLGVGGAAIGWSAADAIVGLLITLAILMVLKDAAREVYRRLMDSVDPELIDTAEAALHEVDGVRDTGQVRMRWIGHSLRAEADIVVDPHLTVVQAHQLSVAAELALIHAVPRLTAATVHTDHIPHRGDEDPHALLDHHTAS comes from the coding sequence GTGACCGGACGACAGGACCAGCACACTCACGGGCCCCACGATGCGTCGGCCAATACCCGCCAACACGGCGGGAACGCGGCACACAGCCACAGCGACGGCCACAGCCACAGCCACGGCCACCCGGAGGGCCACAGCGACAGCCGCTGGGCGCGGATCCGGCACCGCCTGGCCCACGTGCTCGCCCCGCACAGTCACGAATCCGTGGACAAGGTCGACTCCGCGATGGAGACCTCCCGCGAAGGCATGCGAACCCTGTGGCTGTCCCTGGTCATCCTCGGACTCACCACAGTGATCCAGGCCGTCATCGTCGCGATGTCAGGGTCTGTGGCTCTGCTCGGCGACACCATCCACAACGCCGCCGACGCCCTCACGGCTCTGCCACTGGGTATCGCCTTCGTCCTCGGCAGACGAGCGGCCAACCGCCGCTACCCCTACGGCTACGGGCGGGCCGAGGATCTGGCCGGCATCGTCATCGTGCTCACCATCGCAGCCTCCGCAGCACTGGCCGCTCATGAGTCCATCGACCGCCTGCTCGACCCACGCGAGATCACCCACCTGTGGGCCGTGGCTGCCGCCGCCGTCGTCGGCTTCGTCGGCAACGAGTGGGTGGCCCGGTATCGCATCCGCACCGGACGCAGGATCGGCTCGGCGGCGCTCGTCGCCGACGGGCTGCATGCACGCACCGATGGCTTCACCTCCCTCGCGGTGCTCCTCGGCGTCGGCGGCGCAGCGATCGGCTGGTCGGCAGCCGACGCGATCGTCGGCCTGCTCATCACCCTCGCCATCCTCATGGTCCTCAAGGACGCGGCCCGGGAGGTCTACCGCCGCCTGATGGACTCCGTGGACCCCGAATTGATCGATACCGCCGAGGCCGCCCTGCACGAGGTCGACGGCGTACGCGATACCGGGCAGGTCCGGATGCGCTGGATCGGTCACAGCCTCCGCGCCGAAGCGGACATCGTCGTCGATCCACACCTGACCGTCGTCCAGGCGCACCAGCTCTCCGTCGCGGCCGAACTCGCCCTCATCCACGCCGTCCCCAGGCTGACCGCCGCCACGGTCCACACGGACCACATCCCCCACCGCGGCGACGAAGACCCCCACGCCCTCCTCGACCACCACACGGCATCCTGA
- a CDS encoding ArsR/SmtB family transcription factor: protein MSARMHLPGAQDSQQPGDGERLAVAVEVLELLADRTRLALLLTLGEGEADVGTLTEACGASRTSVSQHLARLRLAGLVTTRKEGRRVVYTLRHGHLRRLVNEALSVADHRIGQLPAHD, encoded by the coding sequence ATGAGCGCACGCATGCACCTACCAGGAGCACAGGATTCGCAACAGCCAGGAGACGGCGAGCGCCTCGCGGTCGCCGTTGAGGTGCTCGAGCTGCTGGCCGACCGCACGAGACTCGCGTTGCTGCTGACTCTGGGCGAGGGAGAGGCGGATGTCGGCACGCTGACGGAAGCGTGCGGGGCTAGTCGTACGTCGGTCAGTCAGCACCTGGCCCGTCTGCGCCTGGCGGGGCTGGTGACCACCCGCAAGGAAGGACGTCGTGTGGTGTACACGCTGCGTCACGGACACCTGAGGCGGCTGGTGAACGAGGCTCTCAGCGTCGCCGACCACCGGATCGGCCAGCTGCCTGCTCACGACTGA
- the chrA gene encoding chromate efflux transporter — protein sequence MSAGSTPETEAESAAAPTGIHQDVVPFRTALRTWFAISWQTFGGPAGQIAVMQRALVEDKRWIGQQRFNHALSYCMVLPGPEAQQLAIYTGWLLNGTRGGLAAGTLFVLPGVLALLALSALYVAFGGTAAVTGLFAGLAPAVVAVVAQAVWRVGRRSLTHPALVSLAVLSFIALALFALPFPLVIAAAGLAGWLLARYRPHAFHRSVGHDADRGPAPLISDASLHAEAPGGRRFVRILGTGLLLWGIPLVAVALLTGTGSVFTTQGVFFSGTALVTFGGAYAVLAYVAQQAVTTYGWLAPGEMVRGLGLAETTPGPLIMVVQFVAFLGAYRDPGGLDPWAAAVLGALLTTWVTFVPCFLFIFLGAPYIERLRGNRSISAGLTGITAAVVGVIANLGLYFALHTLFADVDAGTWGPLHIQFPDLTTIRPTALAITAAALLMIFKLRWSVLRTLGICAALGLATVTVTALA from the coding sequence GTGAGCGCCGGCTCCACGCCCGAGACGGAAGCTGAGTCGGCCGCGGCTCCCACCGGGATCCATCAGGACGTCGTGCCCTTCCGTACGGCGCTGCGTACCTGGTTCGCGATCTCATGGCAGACGTTCGGCGGGCCGGCCGGTCAGATCGCGGTGATGCAGCGCGCCCTGGTCGAGGACAAACGATGGATAGGACAGCAGCGGTTCAACCACGCGCTGAGCTACTGCATGGTGCTGCCCGGGCCCGAGGCCCAGCAACTGGCCATCTACACCGGCTGGCTCCTCAACGGCACCCGCGGCGGCCTGGCCGCCGGGACCCTCTTCGTCCTGCCGGGCGTCCTCGCGCTGCTTGCGCTGTCCGCGCTTTACGTCGCCTTCGGGGGGACGGCCGCTGTCACCGGACTGTTCGCCGGCCTCGCACCGGCCGTCGTCGCCGTCGTTGCGCAGGCGGTGTGGCGGGTCGGCCGCCGCTCTTTGACCCACCCCGCCCTCGTCAGCCTTGCGGTCCTCTCCTTCATCGCGCTCGCTCTGTTCGCCCTGCCCTTCCCACTGGTCATCGCCGCAGCCGGACTGGCCGGCTGGCTACTCGCCCGCTACAGGCCTCATGCCTTCCACCGCTCCGTCGGGCACGATGCCGACAGGGGCCCCGCACCCCTGATCTCGGATGCGTCCCTGCACGCCGAGGCGCCCGGCGGCCGCCGCTTCGTACGCATCCTGGGGACGGGCCTACTGCTGTGGGGGATACCGCTCGTCGCCGTAGCCCTGCTCACCGGCACGGGCAGCGTCTTCACCACCCAAGGCGTCTTCTTCTCCGGCACCGCACTTGTGACGTTCGGAGGCGCATACGCCGTACTGGCCTACGTCGCGCAGCAGGCGGTGACCACTTACGGCTGGCTCGCCCCTGGTGAAATGGTCCGCGGCCTGGGCCTGGCCGAGACCACCCCGGGGCCGCTGATCATGGTCGTGCAGTTCGTCGCCTTCCTCGGCGCCTACCGCGACCCCGGAGGGCTCGACCCCTGGGCCGCCGCCGTCCTCGGTGCGCTGCTGACCACCTGGGTCACTTTCGTGCCCTGCTTCCTGTTCATCTTCCTCGGCGCCCCCTACATCGAGCGGCTGCGTGGCAACCGCTCCATCTCCGCAGGGCTGACGGGCATCACCGCAGCCGTCGTCGGTGTCATCGCCAACCTGGGCCTCTACTTTGCGCTGCACACCCTCTTCGCCGATGTCGACGCAGGCACCTGGGGGCCGCTGCACATCCAGTTCCCGGACCTCACCACCATCCGCCCGACCGCACTCGCCATCACGGCCGCAGCCCTCCTGATGATCTTCAAGCTGCGCTGGAGCGTCCTGCGCACGCTCGGAATCTGTGCCGCACTCGGCCTGGCCACCGTGACGGTCACGGCCCTCGCCTGA
- a CDS encoding chromate resistance protein ChrB domain-containing protein: protein MKWATRARIHIDRAACAWLIDRHIDQDADFVFVTDPVLVPEDATPFDMRGVELGHHGGDCSFETILRRYRLMDPVLWKLAEIVHEADLDDERYDAPEAPGLDAVLRGLSMTCDDNRILELSGPMFDGLYEYYRRATLMGREPA from the coding sequence GTGAAGTGGGCGACCCGTGCCCGGATCCATATCGACCGGGCCGCTTGTGCCTGGCTGATCGACCGGCACATCGACCAGGACGCGGACTTCGTCTTCGTCACCGATCCCGTCCTGGTACCCGAGGACGCAACACCGTTCGACATGCGCGGGGTTGAGCTGGGTCACCACGGTGGCGACTGCTCGTTCGAGACGATCCTGCGCCGGTACAGGCTGATGGATCCGGTCCTGTGGAAGCTGGCGGAGATCGTGCACGAGGCCGACCTGGACGATGAACGCTACGACGCCCCCGAAGCTCCCGGCCTCGATGCGGTGCTGCGCGGACTGTCGATGACCTGCGACGACAATCGGATCCTGGAACTGTCCGGGCCGATGTTCGACGGCCTGTACGAGTATTACCGCCGCGCCACCCTGATGGGGCGGGAACCCGCGTGA